One part of the Tunicatimonas pelagia genome encodes these proteins:
- a CDS encoding DUF4296 domain-containing protein — protein MRYSYIFLSLYLLLGACASSEQSMESPVDLLDKSTMASILIDLHLAEAKMSYTGSRNADSIEIIYRNYEYSVFKDHNVTDSIYFRSYEYYLDHMAEMEQIYSAVVDSLSVMNSAEKAKDLGIANR, from the coding sequence ATGCGTTATTCATACATTTTTCTTTCTCTCTATTTGTTGTTGGGAGCTTGTGCAAGTTCTGAACAATCAATGGAATCTCCGGTTGATTTGCTAGATAAATCAACCATGGCCTCCATTCTTATTGATCTTCACTTGGCCGAAGCCAAGATGAGCTACACTGGTTCTCGAAATGCTGATTCTATAGAAATTATTTACCGCAATTACGAATACTCAGTCTTCAAAGATCACAATGTGACTGATTCCATTTACTTTCGCAGCTACGAATATTACCTGGATCATATGGCCGAGATGGAGCAAATCTATTCGGCTGTAGTAGATAGTTTAAGTGTTATGAACAGTGCTGAGAAAGCAAAAGATTTAGGTATTGCCAACCGTTAG
- a CDS encoding YicC/YloC family endoribonuclease has product MILSMTGYGKSKVSDNIADITAEVKTLNSKYLDVSIKLPRALSGYELEVRTMISDQLKRGKVNLVVEMEEKKANVSGYQVNEDLLKLYFQTYQKVAKELGESTNDLFRLAAQSPDVVQNANAGEVDTALWSLVKTCIQQTLERCVSFRRQEGAALEKDIKERVHQIATALTCVKGEVPRRNAHFRERIQSQLQEISQENIDENRFEQEMIYYLEKLDINEEIVRLSNHLSFFSEVLAEPQASGKKLGFVSQEIGREINTIGAKANDAAIQHHVVAMKEELEKIKEQVLNVL; this is encoded by the coding sequence ATGATCTTGTCTATGACTGGCTACGGAAAATCAAAAGTTTCCGATAATATAGCTGACATTACCGCTGAAGTAAAAACGTTAAACTCGAAATATTTGGATGTTAGTATCAAACTGCCCCGAGCACTCAGTGGATACGAGTTAGAAGTACGAACAATGATATCAGATCAGCTAAAACGGGGAAAGGTGAACTTAGTGGTAGAAATGGAAGAGAAAAAAGCAAATGTAAGTGGATATCAGGTTAACGAGGATTTACTGAAATTGTATTTTCAAACATACCAGAAAGTTGCTAAGGAACTGGGGGAATCTACCAATGATTTGTTTCGTTTGGCAGCTCAGTCGCCTGATGTTGTTCAAAATGCTAATGCTGGTGAGGTAGATACTGCGTTGTGGTCGTTAGTAAAAACGTGCATTCAGCAAACTTTAGAGCGATGTGTCTCCTTTCGGCGGCAAGAAGGAGCTGCGCTAGAAAAAGATATTAAAGAAAGAGTACACCAAATAGCCACTGCACTAACGTGCGTGAAAGGTGAGGTGCCCCGTCGGAACGCTCACTTCCGGGAGCGTATTCAATCCCAGCTTCAAGAAATCTCCCAGGAAAATATAGATGAGAACCGCTTTGAGCAAGAAATGATTTATTACCTGGAGAAGCTTGATATTAACGAAGAAATCGTTCGCCTGTCTAATCACTTATCGTTCTTCTCAGAAGTGCTGGCTGAACCTCAGGCCTCCGGGAAAAAGCTAGGCTTCGTTAGTCAAGAGATTGGTCGGGAGATCAACACTATTGGAGCCAAAGCCAACGATGCAGCTATTCAGCACCATGTGGTAGCTATGAAGGAAGAGCTGGAGAAGATTAAAGAGCAAGTATTAAATGTGCTTTAG
- the gmk gene encoding guanylate kinase, with product MSPFQGKAIIFSAPSGSGKTTLVHYLLAVNPNLSFSISATTREQRGSETHERDYYFFSPNEFRQQLQKDAFIEWQEVYPDRYYGTLKSEIDRIWRSQKNVIFDVDVKGGINLKSYFGDRALAVFVRPPSLEALKDRLLARNTDSAQSIQHRLEKTEYELGFEKYFDATVVNDDLEKAKQEVQQLYQAFTR from the coding sequence ATGTCCCCTTTTCAGGGCAAAGCTATCATTTTCTCAGCGCCTTCTGGCTCAGGGAAAACTACCTTGGTTCATTATCTTCTTGCGGTTAATCCCAATCTTTCATTTTCAATATCAGCTACTACCCGCGAGCAGCGAGGTAGCGAAACTCATGAACGTGATTATTACTTTTTCTCTCCCAACGAGTTTCGGCAGCAATTGCAGAAGGATGCGTTTATTGAGTGGCAAGAAGTGTACCCTGATCGCTACTACGGAACCTTGAAATCAGAGATAGACAGAATATGGCGCAGCCAGAAGAACGTTATCTTTGATGTAGACGTAAAAGGGGGCATCAATCTAAAAAGCTACTTCGGCGATAGAGCATTGGCCGTGTTCGTTCGCCCTCCTTCTTTAGAGGCACTTAAGGATCGGTTACTAGCCCGGAACACAGATTCTGCCCAAAGTATTCAACACCGCCTAGAAAAAACCGAATACGAGCTTGGGTTTGAAAAGTACTTTGATGCAACAGTCGTCAACGATGATCTAGAAAAAGCCAAGCAAGAGGTGCAGCAGCTATACCAAGCATTTACCCGTTAG
- a CDS encoding sigma-70 family RNA polymerase sigma factor: MADNNEKLQNTESQEAQTSETTEEVVETRRNQYSEAEKIDIFDNEFLPQIDSMYNFAYRLTFDEDDAKDLVQETYLKAFRFIDSFQRGTNAKAWLFRILKNSFINDFRKKSKEPSKVDYQEVETYYNSEDVDASITTDLRVEAVQDMIGDEVSNALNTLAVDFRTVIILCDLEGFTYEEMAKILDIPIGTVRSRLHRARNLLKEKLKSYAESMGYQG; the protein is encoded by the coding sequence ATGGCGGATAATAATGAAAAACTGCAAAATACTGAGAGCCAGGAAGCTCAAACGAGCGAAACGACAGAAGAAGTTGTGGAAACCCGTCGCAATCAGTATTCGGAAGCAGAAAAGATAGATATTTTTGATAACGAATTCCTACCTCAGATAGATTCTATGTACAACTTTGCGTATCGTCTTACCTTCGATGAAGACGATGCTAAAGACTTGGTGCAGGAGACATATCTGAAAGCGTTCCGGTTTATTGATTCATTTCAGCGAGGAACTAATGCCAAAGCGTGGCTGTTCCGCATACTGAAGAACAGCTTCATCAATGACTTTAGAAAGAAGAGCAAAGAGCCCTCTAAGGTTGACTATCAGGAAGTTGAGACCTACTACAACTCAGAAGATGTAGACGCAAGTATTACAACTGACCTGAGGGTAGAAGCGGTTCAAGATATGATTGGAGATGAAGTTTCCAACGCACTCAATACTTTAGCAGTTGACTTCCGGACCGTGATCATCTTGTGCGACCTAGAAGGGTTTACTTACGAGGAAATGGCTAAAATTCTGGATATTCCGATTGGAACTGTCCGCTCGCGTCTCCATCGCGCTCGCAACCTTTTGAAAGAAAAGCTAAAGTCTTACGCTGAATCAATGGGATACCAAGGTTAA
- a CDS encoding DUF4293 domain-containing protein yields the protein MLQRVQSLFLLGVAICMGLLLLVNIWEETIIEQQKVLVLDAYAIESVSMTDEAGEAVVAQSAWPIAVLATLAMATAFFGIFRYRNRLFQIKLGLLNSLLIGGTLAAIVYFSFEGEELSANTIQGDYEFGLYLPAVAMVLNLLANRFIRRDEMLVRSANRLR from the coding sequence ATGTTACAAAGAGTTCAATCATTATTTCTATTAGGAGTGGCCATCTGTATGGGACTATTATTGTTAGTTAATATCTGGGAAGAAACCATTATTGAGCAGCAAAAGGTGCTGGTGCTGGATGCCTACGCCATTGAGTCGGTCTCTATGACTGATGAAGCCGGAGAAGCGGTAGTGGCCCAAAGTGCCTGGCCTATTGCCGTGCTGGCGACCTTGGCAATGGCTACCGCCTTTTTTGGAATTTTTCGCTACCGCAACCGCTTGTTTCAAATAAAACTGGGGTTGCTTAACTCACTGCTCATCGGCGGAACCTTAGCTGCTATTGTCTACTTCAGCTTTGAAGGAGAAGAACTTTCCGCCAACACCATACAGGGCGACTACGAATTCGGATTGTACTTGCCTGCCGTAGCAATGGTGCTGAACCTCTTAGCCAATCGCTTCATCCGCCGCGATGAAATGCTCGTCCGCTCAGCTAATCGATTGAGATAA
- a CDS encoding FISUMP domain-containing protein, with product MTTGRIQREGRKNIPYSGQVFSVVLLLSVHLSVCGQHIFMDARDGNEYEIVEIASYRWFKENIRYQTPTSWCSENPHSEACQYGNYYYPTDLVNICPEGWRVPTWLEYRAAIKEIEHYYGLADSVKYVASQQNLYKDLLLDSEWIVNLSLMDDSTFLDMAATGWVEGNKWKPQEQTTVWIIHDVSNTPQPHVHVKHNEIIMHSHGHHVLDKPKNMRRFAVRCICDANQASRDGK from the coding sequence ATGACTACGGGAAGAATTCAGCGTGAAGGTAGAAAGAACATACCATACAGCGGGCAAGTTTTCAGCGTAGTCCTCCTACTATCGGTTCACCTTTCGGTTTGCGGACAGCACATATTTATGGATGCTCGAGATGGTAACGAATATGAAATAGTTGAAATAGCGAGCTATCGCTGGTTCAAAGAGAATATTCGGTACCAAACCCCTACCAGTTGGTGCAGTGAGAATCCCCACTCAGAAGCCTGTCAGTACGGAAACTACTACTACCCCACCGATCTGGTGAATATTTGCCCTGAGGGTTGGCGTGTTCCCACCTGGCTCGAGTACCGAGCCGCTATCAAAGAGATTGAGCATTACTATGGCTTAGCTGATTCGGTAAAATACGTAGCAAGTCAGCAGAATTTATATAAAGATTTACTACTAGACAGCGAATGGATCGTAAACTTATCACTAATGGACGATTCTACGTTCCTAGATATGGCCGCTACTGGCTGGGTAGAAGGCAACAAGTGGAAACCCCAAGAACAAACTACAGTATGGATCATCCACGATGTATCAAACACTCCCCAACCGCATGTTCATGTAAAACATAATGAAATAATTATGCACTCACACGGGCATCATGTATTGGACAAACCAAAGAATATGAGGCGGTTCGCCGTTCGTTGTATTTGTGATGCCAATCAAGCTAGTAGAGATGGTAAGTAA
- a CDS encoding LA_2272 family surface repeat-containing protein, with the protein MSSVGLDPSNHYSYLTFNILSGYQRGNYWLQLSGISSATIEQANGIQIAGLANIVGVDYYQGLSPKAILKAEKEGDTPFLNGIQFSSLMNYVRGRASGGQISLGANIAKKSTTGAQIGGFLNYSGGLLIGVQLGSLANIAKGSTMGVQIAPYNRTFRELSGFQIGLANRAKTIEGKNSVQEDASTGVQLGLVNFSRVMNGLQIGLINVSGDNQGTHIGLINVYRTPHKKGKPDSTPFGLLNLGNSTSLETFVDETFLMNFSISTGNIKNAGLLPARSLKRIMNQIIYRQSHFSESTYRAYGWNWQKQFYNYSPDITGEFYFVSLGFGTSYVDFAEAKHKTNLLSEIGLTMGSRLFYKNKSTYLYATLDANYFYSNDGQTLAPNNLSRSFGEEGNHQTHELWPGLAVGLKYTL; encoded by the coding sequence TTGAGTTCTGTTGGTCTTGATCCGTCTAATCACTATTCCTATCTCACCTTCAATATTTTATCTGGATACCAGCGAGGTAACTACTGGCTTCAACTCAGCGGAATATCATCCGCTACGATAGAACAGGCTAATGGAATTCAGATAGCTGGATTGGCTAACATTGTCGGAGTGGATTACTACCAAGGTTTATCGCCCAAAGCAATTCTTAAAGCAGAGAAGGAAGGGGATACTCCATTTCTGAACGGAATTCAATTCAGTAGTTTAATGAACTATGTTCGCGGACGAGCCAGTGGCGGACAAATTTCTCTAGGAGCTAATATTGCGAAGAAGTCTACAACTGGAGCGCAAATTGGCGGGTTTCTCAACTATTCCGGCGGACTGCTGATCGGGGTGCAATTGGGTAGCTTGGCAAATATTGCGAAAGGATCTACTATGGGCGTTCAGATTGCTCCGTACAATCGTACTTTCCGAGAGCTTAGTGGGTTTCAAATAGGATTAGCTAATAGGGCAAAGACAATAGAGGGAAAGAACTCCGTGCAAGAAGACGCATCTACCGGAGTACAGTTAGGCTTAGTGAATTTCAGTAGAGTCATGAATGGTTTACAGATTGGATTAATTAACGTGTCGGGTGATAATCAGGGCACCCACATTGGTCTAATCAATGTCTACCGAACTCCGCACAAAAAAGGTAAGCCCGATAGTACGCCATTCGGTCTGCTGAATCTTGGCAACAGCACCTCACTAGAAACTTTTGTAGACGAAACCTTTTTGATGAATTTTTCCATCAGCACCGGAAATATCAAAAACGCCGGACTTTTACCTGCCAGAAGTTTGAAGCGTATTATGAATCAGATTATATACCGACAATCTCATTTCTCCGAGAGTACGTATCGCGCCTACGGCTGGAACTGGCAGAAACAGTTCTATAATTATTCTCCCGACATTACCGGAGAATTCTACTTTGTAAGTCTCGGCTTCGGAACTTCCTACGTTGATTTCGCTGAAGCAAAGCACAAGACCAATCTGCTTTCGGAAATTGGGCTAACTATGGGTTCGCGCTTGTTCTATAAAAATAAATCTACTTATCTGTACGCTACACTAGATGCCAACTATTTTTACAGTAACGATGGACAAACGCTAGCTCCGAATAATCTTAGCCGATCTTTCGGTGAAGAAGGCAATCACCAAACCCACGAATTATGGCCGGGATTAGCAGTAGGACTAAAATACACTTTATGA
- the htpG gene encoding molecular chaperone HtpG, producing the protein MVEEKGTISINTENIFPIIKKFLYSDHEIFLRELVSNAVDATQKIKRLAAIGEYKEELGDLKVKITINEKTKTLTVSDNGIGMTDEEVKKYINQIAFSGATEFVEKYKDKGEENQIIGNFGLGFYSSFMVADKVDLITKSHQEGSEAVQWTCDGSTEFEITSAVRKNRGTDVVLYLNEDSEEFLEKARVQGILDKYCKFLPIEVEFDEKVVNNPNPIWTKSPSDLKDEDYLAFYKELYPFSEDPLFWIHLNVDYPFNLTGVLYFPKIKNDLEMNRNKIQLYSRQVFITDEVKDVVPEFLMLLHGIIDSPDIPLNVSRSYLQSDGNVKKINAHITKKVADKLNELFKKDRKAYEEKFDNIGLFVKYGMISEDKFYEKALKFALFKNTDGEYATFDEYREKVAPNQTDKDGNLVYLYTTDAGKQDTFIQSAKKRSYDVLQLDGPIDSHFINMLEQKLEKTSLKRVDADIADKLVEKDEKIESVLSDKEKDSVKEVYEKVLDSKSMTVSVESLSPDEMPVTITLPEFMRRMKDMAATGGGGFAMMGQMPDQYSVAVNANHPLTKKILEESDESAKDQLAKQAIDLAKLSQNMLTGADLTSFIQRSVEMTAQ; encoded by the coding sequence ATGGTAGAAGAAAAAGGAACCATCTCGATCAATACCGAGAACATCTTCCCGATTATTAAAAAATTTTTGTATTCCGATCACGAAATTTTCTTGCGGGAGCTAGTCTCCAATGCAGTGGATGCCACGCAGAAGATAAAGCGATTAGCCGCCATTGGCGAATACAAAGAAGAACTTGGTGACCTAAAGGTGAAGATCACTATTAACGAAAAGACAAAAACCTTGACCGTCAGTGATAACGGTATCGGGATGACCGATGAGGAAGTAAAAAAATATATTAACCAGATTGCCTTCTCCGGAGCTACTGAGTTTGTAGAGAAGTATAAAGACAAGGGTGAAGAAAACCAGATTATCGGAAATTTCGGTCTGGGATTCTACTCCTCCTTCATGGTAGCCGATAAAGTTGACTTGATTACCAAATCGCATCAGGAGGGTAGTGAAGCAGTACAGTGGACTTGCGACGGAAGTACCGAATTTGAAATCACCTCAGCCGTTCGGAAAAACCGAGGAACGGACGTAGTACTTTATCTGAATGAAGATTCTGAAGAATTTTTAGAGAAAGCCCGGGTTCAGGGAATCCTGGATAAATACTGTAAATTCCTACCAATTGAGGTTGAGTTTGACGAAAAAGTAGTCAACAATCCCAATCCAATCTGGACTAAATCTCCTTCCGATCTGAAGGACGAAGACTATCTAGCTTTCTACAAAGAACTCTACCCTTTTTCCGAAGATCCGCTTTTCTGGATTCATCTCAACGTTGATTACCCCTTCAACCTTACTGGCGTTCTCTACTTCCCCAAGATCAAGAACGATCTGGAGATGAACCGGAACAAGATTCAACTGTACTCCCGTCAGGTATTTATTACTGATGAGGTAAAAGACGTAGTACCCGAGTTCTTGATGCTATTGCACGGAATTATTGATTCACCGGACATCCCGCTCAACGTATCGCGTAGCTACTTGCAGTCAGACGGTAATGTGAAGAAAATCAATGCTCACATTACCAAGAAGGTCGCTGACAAACTGAATGAGCTTTTCAAGAAAGATCGCAAAGCCTACGAAGAGAAATTTGATAACATCGGCTTATTCGTAAAGTACGGAATGATTTCGGAAGATAAATTCTACGAAAAAGCACTGAAGTTTGCGCTATTCAAAAATACGGATGGTGAGTACGCTACGTTTGATGAGTACCGCGAGAAAGTAGCCCCCAACCAAACCGATAAAGATGGAAACTTAGTGTACTTGTATACTACTGATGCAGGAAAGCAGGACACCTTCATTCAATCGGCCAAGAAGCGTTCCTACGATGTGCTTCAACTCGATGGACCTATTGATAGCCACTTTATTAACATGTTGGAGCAGAAGCTGGAAAAAACTAGCTTGAAGCGAGTGGATGCCGATATTGCCGACAAGCTCGTAGAAAAAGACGAAAAGATAGAAAGCGTACTTTCCGATAAGGAAAAAGATAGCGTAAAAGAAGTTTACGAAAAAGTGTTGGACAGTAAAAGCATGACGGTTTCGGTAGAGTCACTCTCGCCGGATGAAATGCCCGTAACCATCACGCTACCTGAATTTATGCGTCGCATGAAAGATATGGCTGCCACCGGAGGCGGAGGTTTTGCGATGATGGGGCAAATGCCCGATCAGTACAGCGTGGCGGTGAATGCGAACCATCCGCTTACCAAGAAAATTCTGGAAGAGAGCGATGAGAGTGCGAAAGACCAATTAGCTAAGCAAGCCATAGATTTGGCTAAACTCTCGCAGAATATGCTTACCGGAGCTGACCTTACCAGTTTTATTCAACGCTCAGTAGAGATGACCGCTCAGTAA
- a CDS encoding TonB-dependent receptor, with translation MRRNLYLAGTLLLILFLSSTAVFAQSTTISGQVLDASNNEPLVGVNILVKGKVVGTVTNTEGNFSLVVHDPPPFALVVSSVGYEAQEVEITQPTDNLSISLSEQTMLGQEVVVSASRVEESILESPVSIEKMDIRDVQSSAAPNFYDQIANLKGIDVSAQGLLIKTVNVRGFGANGNTRTVQLIDGIDNQAPGLNFPVGNVVGIPELDLESVELLPGAASALYGPNAINGIILMQSKSPFDYQGLSATARLGVNHVDGEDDDPSPYYNFGLRYAKAFNNKFAFKVNAEYIRANDFRGVDFRDQSDIVERSDENIDPNNRAGRRTYDGVNVYGEPLVDLRSLIPSSSALAAVEALLPTDETRFFTPTGYTERDFVDNTTESLKLGAALHYRINDELEALAQFNHGSGSTVYTANDRFVLDGLSIWTAKAELRSSNFFVRGYRTQENSGDSYAANTLASLINAQTTIPAYAGAFAGARLGGASVEEAHGAARGASDALRAANLTNGEYQQLFDSLRQIPISEGGAKFLDETSLTHFEGMYNFSDKIDFAEVVVGANYRRYDLNSSGTLFALQDNGEEFDINEWGAYVQVSKSVADDKIDLSGSVRYDKNEYFEGQFSPRLSGVLKVANGHNVRASFQRGFRIPTTQDQFIDLNVVTRRLIGSNSVLVDRYNFESNQVYSTPSVQAAQANFAATGDVAASVDLLDPIEFEEFDTEKVNTYEVGYKGLINNRLLIDAYYYYSSYRDFIAEVDFTQTVTSDGLPPYEGPANPEGIVQQTVATQRFGFDINTDGTVDAHGFAVGLDYSLDKGYTLGGNVAFNQLLDQDDLIRQGFQAQYNTPEWRYNIRFANRKVTDNIGFNLVWRWQDAFLWESSFGQGIIPAFQTLDAQVSYKLPSLKSILKIGGSNVLNERYTTSFGNPRMGAIYYVSITFDEFLN, from the coding sequence ATGAGACGAAATCTATACTTAGCAGGAACTCTCTTGCTAATCCTCTTCCTCTCGAGCACTGCGGTATTTGCTCAATCCACTACAATTAGTGGCCAAGTCTTAGATGCCAGCAATAACGAACCCTTAGTAGGAGTGAACATCTTGGTAAAAGGCAAAGTAGTAGGAACTGTGACCAACACCGAGGGTAACTTTTCGTTGGTAGTTCATGATCCACCGCCGTTTGCCCTCGTAGTCTCCAGCGTAGGTTACGAAGCTCAAGAAGTAGAAATTACCCAACCTACTGACAATCTATCCATTTCGTTGAGCGAACAAACTATGCTAGGTCAGGAAGTAGTAGTCTCTGCTTCCCGAGTAGAAGAATCTATTTTGGAGTCACCGGTTTCTATCGAGAAGATGGACATTCGCGATGTGCAGTCATCCGCCGCTCCTAACTTCTACGATCAGATCGCTAATCTCAAGGGAATTGATGTCAGTGCTCAAGGATTGCTTATTAAAACAGTGAATGTCCGGGGCTTCGGGGCCAACGGTAATACCCGCACGGTTCAGTTGATTGATGGAATTGATAATCAAGCCCCCGGCCTTAATTTCCCGGTAGGCAACGTTGTCGGTATTCCTGAACTGGATTTGGAAAGTGTAGAATTACTTCCTGGTGCCGCTTCGGCTTTGTACGGGCCAAACGCTATCAACGGGATCATTTTGATGCAAAGCAAAAGCCCGTTTGACTACCAGGGGTTGAGTGCTACCGCCCGACTCGGAGTCAACCACGTGGATGGCGAAGACGATGACCCATCGCCCTACTATAATTTTGGTTTGCGCTACGCTAAAGCGTTTAATAACAAGTTTGCCTTTAAAGTTAATGCCGAATACATCCGGGCGAATGACTTTCGCGGAGTAGATTTTCGGGATCAAAGTGATATTGTGGAACGTAGCGATGAGAACATTGACCCAAATAACCGAGCCGGACGGCGAACTTACGATGGGGTGAATGTCTACGGGGAACCACTAGTAGATTTAAGATCTCTCATTCCTTCCAGTTCAGCTCTAGCAGCAGTAGAAGCTCTCCTTCCAACAGATGAAACTCGTTTTTTTACTCCTACCGGTTATACCGAGCGAGATTTTGTGGATAATACGACCGAAAGTTTGAAGTTAGGCGCAGCCTTGCATTACCGCATCAACGATGAGCTAGAGGCACTAGCTCAGTTTAACCACGGCTCTGGAAGCACCGTATATACGGCCAACGACCGATTTGTGCTAGATGGTTTATCAATCTGGACTGCTAAAGCCGAACTGCGTAGCAGTAATTTTTTCGTACGGGGCTACCGTACTCAGGAAAACTCGGGCGATAGCTACGCGGCTAATACGCTAGCTTCGCTTATCAACGCCCAAACGACTATCCCTGCCTATGCGGGTGCATTTGCCGGGGCGCGACTAGGTGGGGCTTCGGTAGAAGAGGCTCACGGAGCTGCCCGTGGAGCCAGCGATGCGTTGCGGGCAGCCAATCTAACTAATGGCGAATATCAACAGCTATTCGATTCACTACGACAAATACCTATCTCAGAAGGTGGTGCTAAATTCCTGGATGAAACCAGTCTGACCCACTTTGAAGGCATGTATAATTTTTCTGATAAGATTGATTTCGCCGAAGTGGTAGTGGGTGCTAATTACCGCCGGTATGATCTGAACTCGAGTGGAACTTTGTTTGCACTACAGGATAATGGTGAAGAATTTGACATTAACGAATGGGGGGCCTACGTACAGGTTTCTAAATCAGTAGCCGACGATAAGATCGATCTCAGTGGGTCAGTACGTTACGACAAAAACGAGTATTTTGAAGGACAATTTTCTCCCCGTTTGTCAGGGGTACTGAAGGTGGCCAACGGGCATAATGTGCGAGCTTCATTTCAACGAGGCTTCCGTATTCCTACCACCCAAGATCAGTTTATTGACTTAAATGTAGTTACTCGTCGTTTGATTGGAAGCAACTCGGTCTTGGTAGATCGCTATAACTTTGAAAGTAATCAGGTATACTCCACGCCGAGTGTACAAGCGGCTCAGGCTAATTTTGCCGCTACTGGCGATGTAGCTGCTTCGGTAGACTTACTAGACCCGATAGAATTTGAAGAGTTTGACACTGAAAAAGTTAATACCTATGAAGTAGGTTATAAAGGATTGATTAATAACAGGTTACTTATTGACGCTTACTACTACTACAGCTCTTACCGCGATTTTATTGCTGAGGTTGACTTTACGCAAACGGTTACTAGCGATGGGCTGCCTCCCTACGAAGGCCCGGCTAACCCCGAAGGAATTGTACAGCAAACGGTAGCCACCCAGCGTTTCGGATTTGATATCAATACTGATGGAACAGTAGATGCCCACGGATTTGCCGTAGGCTTAGACTATTCATTAGACAAAGGATATACACTGGGAGGCAATGTTGCTTTTAATCAGCTTTTAGACCAAGATGACCTAATCCGACAGGGCTTCCAAGCGCAATATAATACTCCGGAATGGCGCTATAACATCCGGTTTGCTAACCGAAAAGTTACGGACAACATCGGGTTTAATCTGGTTTGGCGGTGGCAAGATGCATTTCTCTGGGAATCATCATTCGGGCAAGGGATAATTCCAGCTTTCCAAACATTAGATGCTCAGGTAAGCTACAAACTACCTTCTCTGAAGTCAATCTTGAAGATCGGAGGCTCTAACGTTCTTAATGAACGATACACCACTTCCTTTGGCAACCCTCGCATGGGAGCTATCTACTACGTTTCCATCACCTTTGACGAATTCTTAAACTAA